One Dethiosulfovibrio salsuginis genomic window, GCTGGGGTGTTATACAGCATCTCCCCTGTCGTTTTATAATGCTCAATCTTGTCCGACAGCATTCTGTTATAGATAAAACGAACACATCCGAAACACTTGGCAAAATAGCTTTTTTGCTCCATATTAGGATATATACGATATTTATAGGCTCTTAGCATGATCTCACCTCGCTTTTTGCCCTACTGAATGGTTATTTGTGTCTAGCGGCATCTTCATAACACTACTTATAGCCTACACCACTGAGTAGATAAAAACAAGATTTATCGCCTATTGGCGACAAGCTATCCATCCCCGCCTTTCGCCTTTGGCTTAGAAGATGGGGAATTCCGCTTGACCTGTTAAACAACCCCGGCCGCTTTCGCCACCACGCCTACGAGCAGCTTAAGCCCTATCAGCATGGAACGTTCGTCAAAATCAAAATAATCGTTATGATGGCCTGCGGCTATATCCGAACCGATTATGACGTAAGTGGCCTTTCCACCTCGCTGTTGCACCCTATTCATCATCCACGTAGCGTCGTCGCTACCTCCCATATCGACTATATCCCCGACTTTATCGACCTCCTCTATCTCCGACGCCAATCCAGCCACCGTCGCCATAAGCTCGGCATCGCTGCTTGACGTAACAGCCTCCCCT contains:
- a CDS encoding helix-turn-helix domain-containing protein — translated: MLRAYKYRIYPNMEQKSYFAKCFGCVRFIYNRMLSDKIEHYKTTGEMLYNTPA